From Magnolia sinica isolate HGM2019 chromosome 13, MsV1, whole genome shotgun sequence, one genomic window encodes:
- the LOC131222863 gene encoding inactive protein kinase SELMODRAFT_444075-like yields MNTDLQQKRGKQDKGSDVAEKVVVAVKASREIPRTALVWALTHVVQPGDCITLLVVLPSHGSGRKLWGFPRFAGDCGSGHRRSYTGTTSEQKCDITDSCSQMMLQLHDVYDPNKINVKIKIVSGSPSGVVAAESKRAKANWVVLDKQLKQEEKRCLEELQCNIVVMKRSQPKVLRLNLVGSSKMEPEVACTLPPELEVSEKTAKDVSDQLNSIRGPVVTPTSSPELGTPFTATEAGTSSVSSSDPGTSPFFISEINGDIKKEESIISKEIQNLDATSSDTDSEDLGHSTSLDFQPWMAEILSTGRLSKHVEESSPRHIDNVQSSTAKALLEKFSKLDREAGIGMLNYRADLEFSGNVREAISLSRNAPSGPPPLCSICQHKAPVFGKPPRWFSYAELELATGGFSQANFLAEGGFGSVHRGVLPDGQAVAVKQHKLASSQGDLEFCSEVEVLSCAQHRNVVMLIGFCVEDRRRLLVYEYICNGSLDAHLYGRNQDPLTWSARQKIAVGAARGLRYLHEECRVGCIVHRDMRPNNILITHDFEPLVGDFGLARWQPDGDLGVETRVIGTFGYLAPEYAQSGQITEKADVYSFGVVLIELVTGRKAVDINRPKGQQCLTEWARPLLEEYAIDELVDPQLGNCYLENEVYCMLHAASLCIRRDPHSRPRMSQVLRILEGDMVMDSNYVSTPGYEPGSRSGRIWLEQQHQQYNGLIMNEASEGLAGKLSYEALKAAYWEREREKARRASCDDDL; encoded by the exons ATGAATACTGATCTGCAACAGAAGCGTGGGAAGCAGGATAAAGGTTCAGATGTTGCGGAGAAGGTCGTTGTTGCCGTTAAGGCTTCCAGGGAAATTCCAAGGACTGCACTTGTGTGGGCTTTAACTCATGTTGTTCAGCCTGGGGATTGCATCACGTTGCTGGTTGTTCTCCCATCGCATGGGTCAG GTAGAAAACTATGGGGTTTTCCGAGATTTGCGGGAGACTGTGGCAGTGGCCACAGAAGGTCTTACACAGGAACTACTTCGGAGCAGAAGTGTGATATTACAGATTCCTGTTCTCAGATGATGCTTCAGCTCCATGACGTTTATGACCCAAATAAG ATCAATGTAAAGATAAAGATCGTGTCTGGATCGCCAAGCGGAGTTGTGGCTGCAGAATCCAAGAGAGCCAAAGCAAACTGGGTTGTCTTGGACAA ACAGCTGAAGCAGGAGGAGAAAAGGTGCCTGGAAGAGCTGCAATGTAACATTGTGGTTATGAAACGTTCACAACCTAAAGTTCTCCGCTTGAATTTGGTAGGATCATCTAAAATGGAACCTGAAGTGGCCTGCACTTTGCCTCCTGAGTTAGAAGTGTCTGAAAAAACTGCAAAAGATGTCAGTGATCAACTGAACTCCATTCGAGGGCCAGTCGTGACTCCAACTAGCAGCCCGGAGCTAGGGACACCATTCACTGCAACAGAAGCTGGGACATCCTCGGTATCAAGCTCAGATCCTGGAACTTCTCCATTTTTCATCTCTGAAATAAATGGAGATATCAAGAAAGAGGAGTCAATAATCTCGAAGGAAATTCAGAATTTGGATGCAACCAGTTCTGACACCGACAGTGAAGACTTGGGCCATTCAACGAGCCTAGACTTTCAGCCATGGATGGCCGAGATTCTGAGTACTGGACGCCTTTCAAAACATGTTGAGGAAAGCTCACCAAGGCACATTGATAATGTTCAGAGTTCCACGGCAAAAGCTTTGCTGGAGAAATTCTCTAAGCTTGATCGAGAAGCTGGTATTGGCATGCTGAACTATAGAGCAGACCTGGAATTCAGTGGAAATGTTAGAGAAGCAATTTCACTCTCCAGAAATGCACCTTCTGGCCCACCTCCACTTTGTTCAATCTGTCAGCACAAGGCACCTGTGTTTGGAAAACCTCCAAGGTGGTTTAGCTATGCTGAGCTGGAGCTTGCAACGGGTGGGTTTTCGCAGGCAAATTTCCTGGCTGAAGGAGGGTTTGGATCAGTTCATAGAGGGGTCTTACCTGATGGCCAGGCAGTTGCAGTCAAGCAACACAAACTGGCTAGTTCTCAGGGGGATCTTGAGTTCTGCTCGGAGGTGGAAGTTCTCAGCTGTGCACAGCACCGGAATGTTGTCATGTTGATTGGTTTCTGTGTTGAGGATAGGAGAAGGTTGCTGGTTTATGAATATATCTGCAATGGGTCACTGGATGCTCATCTTTATG GACGTAACCAAGATCCTTTAACATGGTCTGCACGACAAAAAATTGCAGTGGGAGCTGCTCGAGGTTTACGATACCTTCATGAAGAATGTAGAGTTGGCTGCATTGTCCATCGGGATATGAGGCCAAACAATATCCTCATAACCCATGACTTTGAACCACTG GTGGGAGATTTCGGCTTGGCGAGGTGGCAGCCGGATGGAGACCTGGGTGTGGAAACACGAGTTATCGGAACCTTTGG GTACTTGGCACCAGAATACGCGCAAAGTGGCCAAATTACAGAGAAAGCTGATGTGTATTCCTTTGGAGTTGTCTTGATTGAGCTTGTTACGGGGCGGAAAGCCGTGGACATTAACCGGCCCAAGGGCCAGCAATGCCTGACTGAATGG GCCCGCCCATTACTGGAAGAATATGCAATCGATGAACTGGTGGACCCACAACTTGGAAACTGCTATTTAGAAAATGAGGTTTATTGCATGCTACATGCTGCATCATTGTGCATTCGGCGTGACCCCCATTCAAGGCCACGCATGTCTCAG GTACTTCGCATATTGGAGGGAGATATGGTTATGGACTCCAATTATGTTTCAACGCCGGGATATGAACCTGGAAGCAGGAGTGGGAGGATATGGCTGGAGCAGCAGCATCAGCAATACAATGGTCTTATCATGAATGAAGCATCAGAGGGGTTGGCAGGGAAACTCTCCTACGAGGCTCTAAAAGCAGCTTACtgggagagggaaagggagaaagCGAGGCGGGCCTCATGTGATGACGATCTGTAA